A stretch of Pseudoliparis swirei isolate HS2019 ecotype Mariana Trench chromosome 14, NWPU_hadal_v1, whole genome shotgun sequence DNA encodes these proteins:
- the nhej1 gene encoding non-homologous end-joining factor 1, with the protein MEARGADALLQRPWLPVSIGGCRLLAKSCFGEAAYRLLLTDGSCVWEERMDSAAIQRRAQELNRRLRAKVEAFFSHLCEVAQPCLTGSDGQADGETQISLTRQEDGNIAIKLKSELVGLPFYWEFHCTPAPVTVACAQLVRPLLAMSHLLQWQVEQLGSLLGRKDAEIQDYRENGAVLSRERLQTDVFVEKTYREDFMTKALPLLPADRSGPLGLDADLRRLYAVVVAHDNARKRSSDQRPAEEEEEADAAASSGGADPGAGGPGDAAAAAKMANRPAEQQVGPTEEKPRPVSRTAERASSKPKKKKVGLFR; encoded by the exons ATGGAGGCCAGAGGAGCCGACGCCCTCCTGCAGCGCCCCTGGCTCCCCGTGAGCATCGGCGGCTGCCGGCTGCTCGCCAAGAGCTGCTTCGGGGAGGCGGCGTACCGCCTCCTGCTGACGGACGGGAGctgtgtgtgggaggagaggatggactccGCCGCCATCCAGAGGAGAGCGCAG GAGCTGAACAGACGTCTGCGGGCCAAGGTGGAGGCGTTCTTCTCCCACCTGTGTGAGGTGGCTCAGCCCTgcctgacaggaagtgacggGCAGGCCGACGGCGAGACCCAGATCTCCCTGACGCGCCAGGAGGACGGAAACATCGCGATTAAGCTGAAGAGCGAGCTGGTGGGGCTGCCCTTCTACTGGGAGTTCCACTGCACCCCCGCCCCCGTCACTGTG gcatgtgctcagctggtgcgccccctgctggcgatGAGCCACCTGCTGCAGTGGCAGGTGGAGCAGCTGGGAAGTCTGCTGGGGAGGAAAGATGCAGAGATCCAGGACTACAGAGAGAACGGAGCGGTGCTCAGCAgag AGCGGCTGCAGACGGACGTCTTTgtggagaaaacgtacagaGAGGACTTCATGACAAAG gctcttcctctgctccctgcTGACCGCTCCGGCCCTCTGGGCCTCGACGCCGACCTCCGACGTCTGTACGCGGTCGTCGTTGCCCACGACAACGCCCGCAAACGGTCTTCGGACCAGCGGccggcagaagaagaagaagaagcggacGCCGCGGCGTCTTCAG GTGGAGCCGACCCCGGAGCAGGCGGGCCGGGGGACGCCGCTGCCGCAGCCAAGATGGCCAACAGACCTGCAGAGCAACAGGTCGGACCCACTGAAGAAAAG CCTCGACCGGTGTCCAGAACTGCAGAGCGAGCGTCCTCcaaaccaaagaagaagaaagtgggcCTGTTCCGATGA
- the LOC130204459 gene encoding tyrosyl-DNA phosphodiesterase 2-like, whose amino-acid sequence MEDVCGRERKITSSTTSNRKQGEENPAGNRNEAGDGAAVCSDGAEHQPDEEDNNTLSLISWNVDGLDEEEQPERARGLCSYLISHSPDVVLLQELIQPYTLFVKKHLADNYAFIEGGKENYFIGMMLKKSRITLLDSEIVTYPTTSMMRNLLVAQVLFKGQKFCLMTSHFESCKANAGERMRQLRLVMKRMAEVPDDVTALFGGDTNLRDAEVGKVGLPDCVCDVWEQLGEPEHCRYTWDTHANTNNDHRYKSRFRFDRLYLRRAAGDGVPQLEPDSMALIGMEKLKCGCYTSDHWGIYCTLSAQ is encoded by the exons ATGGAGGACGTTTGTggcagagaaagaaagatcACAAGCAGTACCACAAGCAACAGAAAGCAGGGAGAGGAAAACCCTGCAGGAAACAG AAACGAGGCAGGGGACGGGGCTGCTGTCTGCAGCGACGGCGCGGAGCATCAGCCGGACgaggaggacaacaacacaCTGTCGCTGATCTCCTGGAATGTGGATGGActcgatgaagaggagcagccGGAGAGAGCAAGGGGCCTCTGCTCCTACTTAATCTC ACACTCCCCGGACGTGGTGCTGCTTCAGGAGCTCATCCAACCATACACCCTCTTCGTGAAGAAACACCTGGCGGACAACTACGCCTTCATCGAAG gtggtaAGGAGAATTACTTCATCGGGATGATGCTGAAGAAGTCTCGAATCACACTGCTGGACAGTGAGATAGTCACCTATCCAACCACCAGCATGATGAGGAACCTGCTCGTGGCTCAG GTGCTGTTCAAAGGCCAGAAGTTTTGCCTCATGACGTCCCACTTCGAGAGCTGCAAGGCCAACGCAGGAGAGCGGATGAGGCAGCTGAGActggtgatgaagaggatggcAGAGGTGCCCGATGACGTCACCGCCCTGTTTGGAGGAGACACCAACCTGAGGGATGCTGAG GTGGGCAAGGTGGGCCTTCCCGACTGCGTCTGCGACGTGTGGGAGCAGCTGGGGGAGCCGGAGCACTGCCGCTACACGTGGGACACTCACGCCAACACCAACAACGACCACCGCTACAAGAGCCGCTTCCGCTTCGACCGGCTGTACCTGCGGCGGGCGGCCGGGGACGGCGTCCCGCAGCTGGAGCCCGACAGCATGGCCTTGATCGGGATGGAGAAGCTCAAGTGTGGCTGCTACACCAGCGACCACTGGGGCATCTACTGCACGCTGTCCGCTCAGTAG